A single region of the Deinococcus fonticola genome encodes:
- a CDS encoding alpha/beta hydrolase family protein, with the protein MKRLLAALLLGSLGMAPAQSAATLAKVDAADMSIAAARTKKYPGSALKVEQTLRAGSNYRRYVVSYQSDGLKIYGLLTVPNGPAPKGGWPAIVFNHGYIPPNVYRTTEKYVAYQDAFARNGFITLKSDYRGHGSSQGEALGAYYTPGYTTDVLNALGSLRQDQRVNAERIGMWGHSMGGFITLRSMVIDRRIKVGVIWAGVVGDYNQMMTQWHNRAPSSIPRRVLNLRKQAVAQYGTPEANPGFWNSLSANHFLKDLGGPLQLHIGTADAEVPVAFHTALSGQVKAAGKSVQSYVYPGDDHNLSRNLSVALNRSVAFFKERL; encoded by the coding sequence ATGAAGCGTCTCCTTGCTGCTTTGCTGCTCGGTTCTCTCGGGATGGCCCCGGCGCAGTCGGCCGCCACGCTGGCAAAAGTGGACGCTGCCGACATGAGCATTGCCGCCGCCCGCACGAAAAAGTACCCCGGCAGCGCCCTGAAGGTCGAGCAGACCCTGCGGGCCGGAAGCAATTACCGGCGTTACGTGGTGTCGTACCAGTCCGACGGGCTGAAGATTTACGGCCTGCTGACCGTGCCGAACGGCCCCGCGCCGAAAGGGGGCTGGCCCGCTATCGTGTTTAACCACGGGTACATTCCGCCCAATGTCTACCGCACCACCGAGAAATATGTGGCGTACCAGGACGCTTTTGCGCGCAACGGCTTCATTACGCTCAAAAGTGATTACCGGGGCCATGGGAGCAGTCAGGGTGAGGCACTGGGCGCTTATTACACGCCCGGCTATACCACCGACGTTCTGAACGCCCTGGGCAGTCTGCGGCAGGATCAGCGCGTGAACGCCGAGCGCATCGGCATGTGGGGCCACAGCATGGGGGGGTTTATCACCCTGCGCAGCATGGTCATCGACCGCCGCATCAAGGTCGGGGTGATCTGGGCCGGGGTGGTCGGTGACTACAACCAGATGATGACCCAGTGGCATAACCGCGCGCCCAGCAGCATTCCGCGGCGCGTCCTGAACCTGCGCAAGCAGGCCGTGGCGCAGTACGGCACGCCAGAGGCGAACCCGGGTTTCTGGAATTCCCTGAGCGCCAACCACTTTCTGAAAGACCTGGGCGGCCCCCTGCAACTGCACATCGGTACGGCGGACGCCGAGGTGCCGGTGGCCTTTCACACGGCCCTCTCGGGGCAGGTGAAAGCCGCCGGGAAAAGCGTGCAGAGTTACGTGTACCCCGGCGACGACCACAACCTCAGCCGCAACCTGTCCGTGGCGCTGAACCGCTCGGTGGCGTTTTTCAAGGAGCGCCTGTGA
- a CDS encoding alpha/beta hydrolase family protein: protein MRGVVNLALLLLIGGAGYVAFTQPQRLPFEVPWQSAAPASEPGAPTPQTPVPQTPVQSDPGNVIRTDPFGNVTDAALKTFVAQQPISLQALRAREYPGSALTKIRTLNRGANYARYVVSYQSDGLKIYGLLTVPDGPAPKGGWPAIVFNHGYIPPDEYRTTERYVAYQDAFARNGFVTLKSDYRGHGDSEGSAGGGYNDPGYTVDVLNAAASLKKDPRVNARRLGLWGHSMGGQLSLRAMLVDPDLKAASLWAGVIASYDVLATDWRPPGGEEKPTLDSLNRRYLRLLSPNAYLQDLRGRPLQLHHGTADKDVPYSFQVDLASDLRAAQQPFTAFRYEGDNHNLSGNLGLALRRSVQFFKENL, encoded by the coding sequence GTGAGGGGAGTGGTGAACCTCGCCCTGCTGCTGCTGATCGGCGGGGCCGGGTACGTGGCCTTCACGCAGCCCCAGCGCCTGCCCTTCGAGGTGCCCTGGCAAAGCGCTGCGCCGGCCAGCGAACCGGGTGCGCCCACTCCGCAAACGCCTGTTCCACAAACGCCCGTGCAAAGCGATCCGGGCAACGTGATTCGCACCGATCCTTTCGGCAACGTCACCGACGCGGCCCTGAAGACCTTCGTGGCGCAGCAACCCATCAGCCTTCAGGCGTTGCGGGCGCGTGAGTACCCCGGCAGCGCCCTGACCAAAATCAGGACACTGAACCGGGGCGCGAATTATGCTCGCTACGTGGTGTCGTACCAGTCGGATGGGCTGAAGATTTACGGGCTGCTGACCGTGCCGGACGGCCCCGCGCCGAAAGGGGGCTGGCCCGCTATCGTGTTCAACCACGGGTACATTCCGCCTGACGAGTACCGCACCACCGAGCGGTATGTGGCGTACCAGGACGCCTTTGCACGCAACGGCTTCGTCACGCTGAAAAGTGATTACCGGGGCCACGGCGACAGTGAGGGCAGCGCGGGCGGCGGGTACAACGACCCCGGCTACACGGTCGACGTGCTGAACGCGGCAGCCAGTCTCAAAAAAGACCCGCGCGTCAACGCCAGAAGGCTGGGCCTGTGGGGGCACAGCATGGGCGGGCAACTGAGCCTGCGGGCCATGCTGGTCGACCCGGACCTGAAAGCCGCGTCGCTGTGGGCTGGCGTGATCGCCAGTTACGACGTGCTGGCGACCGACTGGCGCCCCCCCGGCGGCGAGGAAAAACCCACGCTGGACAGCCTGAACCGGCGTTACCTGCGCCTGCTCAGCCCCAACGCCTACCTGCAAGACCTCCGGGGCCGCCCGCTGCAACTGCACCACGGCACTGCCGACAAGGACGTTCCGTACAGCTTTCAGGTCGACCTGGCCAGCGACCTGCGGGCCGCGCAGCAGCCCTTCACGGCCTTCCGGTACGAGGGCGACAACCACAACCTCAGCGGCAACCTGGGCCTGGCCCTGCGCCGCAGCGTGCAATTCTTCAAGGAGAACCTGTAG
- a CDS encoding MmcQ/YjbR family DNA-binding protein, with translation MQSLTELRQVCAALPHSQETFPFDLTTLVFKVTGKMYALTSLDAQHPSVSLKVKPDDGEELRRAFSAITPGYHLNKRHWITVPLDGSVPDALLRELVQGSYALVVRGLTRAARKELNL, from the coding sequence GTGCAAAGCCTCACTGAACTGCGCCAGGTGTGCGCGGCCCTTCCCCACTCGCAGGAAACTTTTCCCTTCGACCTGACCACCCTGGTGTTCAAAGTGACCGGCAAAATGTACGCCCTGACCAGCCTCGACGCCCAGCACCCCAGCGTCAGCCTGAAAGTCAAGCCGGACGACGGCGAGGAACTCCGAAGGGCCTTCAGTGCCATCACGCCCGGCTACCACCTGAACAAACGCCACTGGATCACCGTGCCGCTGGACGGCAGCGTGCCGGACGCCCTGCTGCGCGAGCTGGTTCAGGGCAGTTACGCGCTGGTGGTGCGCGGCCTGACCCGCGCCGCGCGCAAGGAGCTGAATCTATGA
- a CDS encoding class I SAM-dependent methyltransferase has translation MKVILGAGEQRWDGWFPTQQAELDLTRPASFAAYFGDSRADAILCEHVWEHLHRHEAVAAAKLVFDFLKPGGFLRVAVPDGHHPDPAYLALVAVHGPGPAADHQVLYTLDTFTAVFEQAGFTVRPLEWWDADHHFHHTDWNPEDAPVYRSSRLDHRNAAWREGHAPPGFTSLILNALKPA, from the coding sequence ATGAAAGTGATCCTGGGAGCGGGTGAGCAGCGCTGGGACGGCTGGTTTCCCACCCAGCAGGCCGAACTGGACTTGACCCGTCCGGCCTCGTTCGCCGCGTACTTCGGTGACTCGCGGGCCGACGCGATCCTATGCGAGCACGTCTGGGAGCACCTGCACAGGCACGAAGCTGTCGCAGCGGCGAAACTCGTGTTCGACTTCCTGAAGCCCGGTGGTTTCCTGCGTGTCGCCGTGCCGGACGGCCACCACCCGGATCCGGCTTACCTGGCGCTGGTGGCCGTCCACGGGCCGGGGCCAGCCGCCGACCATCAGGTGCTGTATACCCTGGACACCTTCACCGCCGTGTTCGAGCAGGCCGGTTTCACGGTGCGCCCCCTGGAATGGTGGGACGCCGACCATCACTTTCACCATACCGACTGGAACCCCGAGGACGCGCCCGTTTATCGCTCAAGCCGCCTGGATCACCGCAACGCCGCCTGGCGCGAGGGACATGCCCCGCCCGGCTTCACCAGCCTGATTCTGAACGCACTGAAACCGGCCTGA
- a CDS encoding nitroreductase family protein, which produces MTAQTAPIVLDTIRQRRTIDLLKLKPDPVPQDVLEAILTAGTWAPTHGKHQPWRFTVFTGEGRRKLADLFARAYAASSAKDAGSPDAQENQRVRVMRAPVWISLELHVPQPPRFPQWEEEHALAAAAQNMLLAATAFGLASKWVSGVAMISPLTAHELGAPELRGFIFLGYAAEQPKDSTRTPLEEKVVWVRD; this is translated from the coding sequence GTGACTGCTCAGACCGCGCCCATTGTCCTGGACACCATTCGCCAGCGCCGCACCATCGACCTCCTGAAACTGAAGCCGGATCCGGTGCCGCAGGATGTGCTGGAAGCCATTCTGACCGCCGGAACGTGGGCGCCCACCCACGGGAAACATCAGCCCTGGCGGTTCACGGTGTTCACGGGCGAGGGCCGCCGCAAACTGGCCGACCTGTTCGCCCGCGCCTACGCGGCCAGCAGCGCCAAGGATGCCGGCAGCCCGGACGCGCAGGAAAATCAGCGCGTGCGCGTCATGCGGGCGCCCGTGTGGATCAGCCTGGAGCTGCACGTGCCCCAGCCGCCCCGCTTTCCGCAGTGGGAGGAGGAACACGCCCTGGCCGCCGCCGCGCAGAACATGCTGCTGGCCGCCACCGCCTTTGGCCTGGCCAGCAAGTGGGTTTCCGGCGTGGCCATGATCAGCCCGCTGACCGCCCACGAACTGGGGGCACCGGAACTGCGCGGCTTCATTTTCCTGGGGTACGCCGCCGAGCAGCCCAAGGACAGCACCCGCACCCCGCTGGAAGAAAAAGTCGTGTGGGTCAGGGACTAA